A segment of the Sander lucioperca isolate FBNREF2018 chromosome 7, SLUC_FBN_1.2, whole genome shotgun sequence genome:
TTGGTTTGTCCATTAcggaaaaaaagtccctggtacctgctaacaggtactttttttagtatcacctcagtcgaggttcccagcgagctgaggcgataccaaaaggtgacgtgaaagcgacagacgggggtgtcctgaacaaacatttttaaatagtttagccagcagcGTTTTTGTTTGCTGCCTCCAACTTAATTTGAAAccaaatgtgtcttctggcaacaacacaccttccacgttgtgtgtgtgtgtcgcgttaggtcacggcagtttactgcggcgccgctacgaccagccacgctgaggcggtactaaaatctgcaatggaaaacggacgcacagtgcgtcgaggcgaggcgagtagaggcgagtaggtaccatgtaatggaaaaatgccATATGTCTGaaagttaacccttgtgttgtcttcccatccaCTTCAAAGCTTTGGTCACTTTTTAtcaaaatttttattttttcaagtttttcaatgttttgggcacttttttttttgacatttttggcgctttttcttAAGTTTGTAGGTcttctttcagtgtttttgacagttttttcattgcttttgttgcatttcctaacgtttgtttatttttttatattttccgCGCTTATTTTGACGTGCTATATTTTCTgttataaaaaaactttgaaaacgggtcaaatttgacccgaggacaacatgagggttaagctAACACACGTAACGTTggacataacgttagcttagtctccccattctctctgctgattcctcactGTATCCTCGTCTGTATCCACTTCTGTCTTCATATTTATAGAGTGtgatctagacctactctatctgtaaagtgtcttgaaatAACTCTTgtcatgatttgatactataaataacatttaattgaattgaataaaactCAGAGAGCACCACCTGTCTCTATGGTGCAGCTACTCTCTGTATTTAACTGCAGACTCCCAGTGTTCTGTGATATACtgacacactttacaccgtttagctttCAGCATTTAAGCGCATTTAAGCAGCTACTGGCTAACGAGGGGCTAACGTGATCTGCTGcaaagtgtaatgttaactagcgtcacatgcagcgatgcatCTGTTGCCTTTGAGGTCCGTTTCATAGTATCAGAGAGCAGGGCAggcatttaaaggtgctctaagcgatatcacacgttttttaggcttCAACATTTGTCACATagcaaacatctcactatctgctagctgcctgtcccctgaacacactgtaaaaaacatctcctcactctctgctagctgcctgtcccttgaacacactgtaaaaaacatctcctcactatctgctagctgcctgtcccctgaacacactgtaaaaaacatctcctcactatctgctagctgcctgtcccctgaacacactgtaaaaaacgcggtctctgtagacagcccaggctccacacacggcaacaaaaacaaaatgtgccaacctgcaccacctgtttattatattatatatattgttatGGTTATTACTGACAAGAAGGAGTTGGTTGAGCCATCACCGTAGCAGCGTTAGCACGTATGGCTACTTCCACAATACGCGTTCATGACTGATtcaggaagcacggaagggagggggaggagacgggacgaggaggagggaggggcgagctagcctccgttatgtttgacaatacttcaaacgtcaacaagaagtaacgtcacccaacatcacttagagcagtggttcccaacctggggtctggggacccctaaggggggcggcaaagatcacagggggggcgcaagtctttatctggtttgaggttgaggtaaaaaaaaaaaaaatatttgcacgttaaacaaattatgataaatatataatgtatacaaaagtctgtataaaaactatatatttttgttctcacttaaacttgtaggcaggctacttagtaggccaaacctccgggacctcttaacttgctagctgctatcatcctcgtgtttcctgccgccacggcatcactattttatgaacgaaacatggcggagaaacgtaaaagtgctgataactcctctgtatcaaaaaagaaagtaagggaacgttacctcaacttcggtttcggagggggggctcagcttttcttagacataagtaggggggggcgccaaggaaaaaaggttgggaaccactggcttagagcacctttaagtggcaccgaaatcagCGTTACTTTTCAGCCCGGTAGATACATTTTGGCACCgtgtttcggtacccaacccagAGCACCTCCGCTCGGTTGGCTCTGATCCAAAAGCGACACAGAGGTCGGTTACGGGAGTTGAGGAGCTGCTGTGTGGGTCTTGCCGAGGCTACGTGGAGGAAGTGCCGGGGCCGGAGCCGCTGCCAGACACTTGGCAGAACTAACCGATGGCTGTAGTTTGCTGGAGACCATTCACAGCAGTTAGAGGTTTCTCACTATTTGCATGAGACTCAAGAGCCAGTACACGCAACGTTCCCAGTTTAATTGCTTTCTCGCTCGCATAAGTTGCAGTATAGGCTTCGAATACATTGTAAGCACCTGGCTTTTTTGCCAtgaattcagtttttcaagcaAAGTCTTGCTAAACTAGCACTTCAACATacctaaagaaaaaaagttttatgtctgtggtacaatccgaaAGAGACTCGCATCAATAACACTAAAGCTAATTGGCTGCAATTTAAGTTGCATGTTagtctcatttgtagtcataaTACAGTGAATTATATTCAGAGTAGCGAACGAAAGAACTACAACGCCCCGGAATAAAAAACACTTTCACGCTGTGGGACCATCAGAAGTAGCATTACATCGACGTAATCATGGAAAATTAAGACCCGTttcaaattatttaagacctagaacacaatacttcagcgaaTTTAACACTTAAGGCCTTAAATTTAGATTTTGGGCGCCTGGGTAtatcacctggtagagcgcacgcccatatatagaggtttacttcttgacgcagcagccgcgggttcgactccgacctgcggccctttgctgcatgtcatttcccccccccccctctctatcCCTTTTCAAGTCTTCAGCTGAATGTAAGACTTTAATTCCAGCGGACACCCTATATGGGTTCTTTACCCtgttggtagtgaatatcaccACAGCAGCTTTAAGGAATTTCtctgtttgctagcagacgaaATGGACGAAGAGGAAAAGTCAACAGAGAGCGTGGAGTTCTTTTCCCCTCCGGTGAGGGCGGGACTTAAATGTGCTGCTGTGTCTCCATCTGCATCACAGCACTCTGATTTATTGTTTTCAGGAAAGTGATGCGGCCTGTAAAAAGCCTGGAGTCCTAAAAAAGCGAAGCAGGCGATTGGCCAGACTCCACCCTGCCTTCAAACTAAAATTAGGCCGAGTAAAAGCTTCCAGGGTCAGCTGTGAGCTGGTAACATCAtccaggggcccgtttcaggaagacTGTTTAACAAACTCTTGAGTCTAatcctgaactctgagttgatttaccctgagatgggaaactgagttttcggttccagaacagctgatatgagttggttcaatcaactctaCCCGGAGGATGCCGCAGCGCACTTGGGTCGGGGTTCTGTATCTTTTGGGGCCAGGGCTAGTAGAGGTTACCAGAGGGCGTATACGCCATCACCCCCGCTGCCACGGCACCCACACAGCGTCACTGTCAGCCCTCGGACGAAATCACCGTGAACGCGGCGACTCCGGGACGGAGGTCTCTGGTTGGGGCAGTGGTCCAGACTAGGTTGGTCGTGATAGGCGGAGTCCGCTGCTCCCCACTGCTCCAAATCCGTCTTGACGAGAGGGATCAAAAAGGCgcacaggaaacaaaaacctTGACAAAATTATCCCACCAAATCAGACGTGTCGATCCGCACGGGACTAATATCACCACAGGACCTTGGTGTTCGGTGGAGGAATATTTACttaaattacagacatggcagaTTTGCACTGGATTAAGAGCACAGACAACCTCCGCAATTATTACAAATAACTAGAGGTCACCAGGTAATTCTAATCCCGTGCAAATAGggcttaaaacaaaatgttagcAGGTTAACTAGCAGATAAATAGATTGTATagcctgttttttttgtatcgTTGCCATGTTTTACTGATATAAGTTCCTGGCTTTGTGggtagaagggatacagctacgacCAGAAGTTATGCAAAATTGAATCTAATAATATCAttttaatactttcacccaCCATTTAACAGTatattaaaaacaagcacaaacTACACAAACATGAGGGCAAAGCAAAATTAgaaaattaatttatttaagaAAAGAGGTTATAAAcataaaatcaaaaaaaataagtacaggataaaagtttaaaatgtcTGCAGTAGTACAGAGACAGAGCAGTTTAAAACATACACAGGAAATATTTGATACAGATAACCAAATAAATGCTGTCTATATTGGGTTCAAAAGTGAGCCAAGGAATACTAAACTCAGTTTTTGAACCGTCTGTAGTATTATAATCCGTTTAAACTCTGCGTTTTGCAGTTTTTTGACAAAGTATGTCTCTCCAAAACTGTTCCAGATTGTTATCTAGCCAAAAGTGCCGAACATATACCCTAAAGTGTGATTCATCAACATAAAGTGTGATCTCCATCAAATCTACGTGACTGGTAACGTGAAAACTTTTCTATTCAAAAGACTTAAACTTTCCTACAAAACATAATACAAAGATAAGGAATGGTTCCCCCAAAAACACCCTGAAGAATACAGAAACATTAATGCTCACAGtcagatatatacataatagAAACAGAATGTCAGAAAATACAAAAGCAAAGAGGAAACTGAACATATAGACATTTGATGATCAGAGCTGTTGAATTTGGGCCGGTGGGTTTGTAGATGTCCAACTGAGAGAGTCAGCAGAAGTGATTTATTAGATATAAATGAAATATTGAGTCTGTAATGGCTGCTTCTGTTAAAACGTCTTTGAAGCCAGCGGGCGTCAAAGTAAAAACCAACGAAGAGACGACACCTCAGTAACGATCGTGATATAAATctgcaagaaaagaaaagaaaaagttaacccttgtgttgtcttcccgtcgaccatgcaactttttcatttttctgggtcaaaatttaaatttttttcaacgttttggatgtctttttcaacacttatGTTGCATTTCCACCGGTGTTtgtcactttattcaacatttttgtcactttttccccccTGATGTTTTTTCTgcaccttttgacgtttttgtgtgttttttccccaagtttttgaagcttttcccgacatttgtcacttttttcaacgttcttttataaaaaaagataaaaaattaaaatgttatgaaattGAATAGAACTTGTGTTATAGGGAGCCATtcacgttatttcttttgaaaatttggttgaaagaaacccaaatttctgaacttgaaatgggtcaaatttgacccgaggacaacaggagggttaaatatgcaaatattaTAAAGTGGTCCAAATGTCAATTTAGTTAGCTGTAATTGTTTGGgaaagttttagtttttaacctttttttttaggttgaaCAAAGATTTGAGGTTTTTAAAAAAGGTCCAGTGAAAAATTGAGTATTGATGCATTTCTTGTTTGTAACACTATGTTTCTTTACCCTAACTCCAAAAGGGATCAGTAATCAGTTAAGGATAGACCGACCGTATGATTGGATAGAGCAGACGCCCTCCCGTAAATAGTAAATAAACTGTCAACCCACTATAAAGTTGTAAGATTGCTTTATTTTTTACGCCAGAGGAAAAAGttcaaagacattttaaaactgaattcaaaataaattaaactttgaactaaaaatatgaaaaatgaagatcaaaacactttaaaagaacataaaacattaacTGATATTTAAACTATGTCTAATGTAATAgagataatataaaataaatgatatcAATGTATATTGTACGGGTGAAGTAATCTTCGCAACAAAATTGAAGTACAGGTCTGGAGTTTTAGTCCCATTTAGTCGGATTAATTCGGCCGGAATTTATGTACTCTATACAAATGCTTTGATCATGTCTTGCTATGAATCTTCCTTTTCTAACAgttctgttttcttttgtctctcCACAGGGTGCTGAAGCGCTCATGGCTGTCGTTTACGGTGCTGCCACCCAGCCGGGCCTGCTTTCCCAGCAGTACCCCCCGCCCCTGCTACCCAAGCCTGGAAAGGACAACGCTCGTCTTCAGAAGCTCCTCAAGAGAACCGCCAAGAAAAAGGCCTCTACTCAGGCATCGCAGCCCGCCGTACTTTTCCGCTCCAGTCTTTCCCCTGTGAACGAGGCAAGCCCCGACCTCGAGCACAGCGACCACTCCACCCCGCCCAAGACTCCAGAGACATCGTTCAGCCTCTACAACACCCAGCAGCCTCCACGGTTCAGCGTCAGGCCACTGTACCGCCATGTTGCATCCCCTTACCCACAGCGTGCAGCTCATGGCAGTGCAGCGAGGTTCTCACCTCAGACAGTGGCAAATGCGTTGTACACTTACTCGCAGAACGTTAACACAGTTTCTTCATCGGCCCACCTTTATGGAGTTTCAACAGCTCCGGGGCCTGTCGCCGAGCTAGCAGTGCCAAAAATATCTGTGCCAGTCTCTTCTGTACCTGAGGCAACAGCACCAGCTGCCGAAGTGAAAAAGCCAGCTTTTAGCACATTTGCTGAAACTCCTGCTGGTTTTAGACCTTCTGCAGCAGGCGGAACGCCACAGACAAAAAGTCCAGGTCCAACTCCTTATCCAGCGACAGAAGGTCAAGCTTTGACTCGTCCTCTCATTGTGTTGACCCCGCTCGTCAAATCCAAAAGCCCACGTCCAACATTCAAAGCAACCGAACCTTCAAGATCGCCCAAACCGATGTTTGACGTCCCACAAATTAGGATGTACACGGCGAGCACATCGTACTACGAGTCATCCAGGACCCCGCCTGTGTACGACACAGCTGGATTAACTGCTATCGGCAGCACAGTACCTCAAAGTAAAAcagcaacagaaacaaaacaagatcTGACTCCAGCATCTGAGGTCAGAAGAGGAACGACCCCGACGACTCTGGCTCCTTTGCTGGGCACAGACTCCCAAAGGAAAACACCAACTTCAGAAACTAAAAGAGGCACTACACCAACAGCAGAGATGAATATAATCAGAACTCCAACATCTGAAATCAAAAGAGCTACCCCAACAGCAGAAATTAAAAGAGCTACCCCAACATCTGAAATCAAAAGAGCTACCCCAACGGCAGAAATCAAAAGAGCTACCCCAACATCTGAAATCAAAAGAGCTACCCCAACAGCAGAAATCAAAAGAGCTACCCCAACATCTGAAATCAAAAGAGCTACCCCAACATCTGAAATCAGAGTTAAAACCCCAACTTTTGAGTTACAAACATTAAGAACTTCAGTGCGACGCCCTACAACCCCATCATACCACAAGAATCGGGCTACAACGCCTGTTTTTGAAGTCTCAAGACCCAATCCTCTCTTGTTTGCTGTGTCACCGATCACAGTAGAGCCAGAGAAGTCAAGCATGCCCAAAACTGTTTCTGCTGTGAGCAGTTTGCCTGCTTCCCCAAGTGTGAAAACTATTGAGCCTGAGCCTAAGCCCACCGAAACTATACTGAATGGGGAAATTCATTCGGACGTCACTTCTGTAGTCAAACCAATCCCAAAAACCATTACAAAGTCAAAATCAGAGCCTGATCTGACAAGACAAACTGCTCCAGCTGGCTCTCAGAGACCTATAGCTGCCGCATCTGAGCCAAAAACACCAGCAGTGACTTCTTTCAGCAATCAGAGGCCTAAGACTCCAACATACGAAGCATCCCGACTTATGACCACGTCACCTGGCTTCAAAAGACCAAAGACGCCTACCTATGGGACATCACCTTCTGGTGTATCATCCATAGCCTTTCAGAGACCTAAAACCCCAACCCAAGTGGCTCTTAAATCAAAGTCTAGCTACCGTGGATTGACACCTGCTGAATATACTGCTTACGGCGGCATAAGAACTTACTCTCCGGCATTTGGTATCTCCAGTTCTACGACGCAAACCGATGAGATTAAAGCTACAAAAGAGGAATCACCAGAATGTAAAACACCAAGCCAAGAACAGTCTGTGAAGGGCCAATTTACGCCTGAGGTGTCCAAAGCCAAAGAAACCCCCAAAGATGTGGAAAAGGTTGCCGCCACTCCCTCAATCCCTATTATTGTTGTTACACAAGCATCGGACACCTCAGGAACAACGTTAACACAACAGACAAGTACGGTATCCAGTCAGGTGACTCAAGAAACACCAAAGGCTAAACCTCCAACAACAGCGGGGAAAACTCCTGAGAAACAGAAGGTGCAAACACAAGCTGCCAAACCAAAGACAAAACCTCCTGAAGCCAAACATCCTCTGCCCAAAAGTGACAACCAGGATCCTCTGAAGGCAGTAAGAAAACTTTTAGGAAAAGATAAAGTCCAGAAATCTGGAACTGAGACAAAAGCTGGCGTCTCAGATCAGAAAGAGCCAGTGAAACCTGTAGCTGCCACCAAGAGTAACTCTGAAGGCCCAACACCAAGCACAGCAGCGCCTGCTCTGCCGTCTGCAGCTGAGTCAACAGGAAGTGAAGACAAAGGAAAAGATAAGAAAGCAGAATCAGCTCCAGCAGTGAAATCTGCACCTGAGAAAAAGGAAGGAGATGAATCCCTCCTAGCCGAGCCCCTTCTTAAAGTCATGCAAAGGCCAAAGGGAGTGAAATCTAAATTGAGCGGTTGGTCCCGACTCAAAAAGCACATGGTGGTGGAAGAAGAGGAGCCTAAATTTCCAGAGATAGGCCCTCAGAAGGAGGCCGCCGGGCCCAAACAAAGCGAGGCGACAACGACCGAGGGGAAGGCCGTAGACGCGCCTGGCACTCAGCAGGATAACCAAACGAACGACGCTCCAATTGCAGCTAAGATGTGGAACGCCGTCCTCTTCCAAATGTTTTCCACTAAAGAGAACATCATGCACCAGATCGAGCTGAACAAAAGCGAGGACGAGAAGAAAGAAGCGCAAAGTGACGAGCAGAAAGAGATACCTTCATTTGCGCACCGGCTGCCTGTGCTGCTTTTTAGTCCAAAGTTTGATGCTAAAAAGCTTAAAGAGGCAGCGTCGAGGCCGGTGACGAAAATTTCAACCGTTTTTGAAATGGGTCTGATTGGGCGGAAAGGTAAAGATGAGGAACCAAAAGACTTTAATAGAACAGCGAGGGGGTTCGCCGCTACTTAAGCTAATAGAGTAAATAAAGTGCCAagacaaaaatgtaaagaaaaaaagttataatatatGTTTCATGTACAGGTGCAAGAAATCGTAGTCTGTGTTAAACGAATGACGTGTGTTTGTAGAAAAGTCGGCTTTGAAATTTATACTTGACAAAAGCTTTGTGTTGCATTTGTGTGACTGGTTGTCTGGATGTTAAATGTTTGTATATGTGGATTAGCTGGAAACAGAAAAAGAGCCACATTTTGTCTTAATTCAGACGTCACATCAGATTAAAAggttaatgttttcagaaaaatcAGAGCTTCTCATTTGTTCCTTTCATCACATGTTCACAAACATAGAAATGAATACAGATTAAGTTATAGATTTGAAAATATTTGGTTATTGTCAAGAAGATTGTCTGAAACAGACTTTATATGCAGTAGCTCACTAAAGATTGAACTTCAAGTTGCTATTTAgcacacaaaaaaagtaaaattctagtgaatatttctttaaaatatCTGTATTTTTATAGACAGAAAACAAGCTTAAATATTTTGTGAcagaagaaaatgttttctctttAATGATCTTTCAAATATCCactttttctctccaaaatggTGCTACTTGCCTCAGGGTTAAGACCGCGTATGTAGGAGTATAACAtgatttttgattattttttaggcTGTAGATGGTTACTGTTGTGAAGTCGCAATGAAACAACATTTTAAGAGCGTCTTAATTTGACCAGATTCCTGTTCCTGTCCAGAAATAAAGGACCAATTGGATCAGTTAGACACAGAAAGGCAGTTTGATTGGATgggagaggcagagaggaggaAGGTTGGGCGACAGAAACAAGATGTGAATAATTGATTGTGCGATTGCAAGATGAATGTACCGaagggatgtaacgatacactcaaGTCACAATTCGATACGATTAAAGATTTTCAGTTCACAATGTGATtttctcagatttttttttttttttttttttaacagaatgagctggaaactattctttattttaataaactgtgcaaaacaacagatgtttcctcttatcaaaagtgacactgaaactgtatataaaaataaaacaatatttggggttttaaaacaaattccacatcaaaataactgaaTAGAAAGAAATCTCTTCAACTAGAGAAACTAAGACATAGGGACGTCTGAAGTCAAAAAAGTGAAATCTCAAGTAGATTACACCCTAGGCCGTTCAAAAATTGCggttctctctctcccactccctccctctctccccctctccctccctccctctccctacctctctctctccctctctctctctctctccccctccctccctccccgtctctctccccctctccctccctctcattGCCGAGATACACACACGTCAGCAGCGTGCACTTCACTGTGGCGCTGTCTCGAGCAGACTACTCTCCGTCTgtccttttttccttttcttatttcttcattgaagtCGTCTTTAAAACagtgttaaaatctcgtctCGTAAACCCAAACTCGTGTCTCGTCACCCCCCTAGTGTTCACATTCAGAGAGACCTAAACACTGAAACACTTACCAGACTCTCCGTTAATGAACTCTCCTCCGTTCTCGTCGTCCACGGGGATCTTCTCATATTTTCCGTGACCAGTGACCACAAATTTGTACTTTTTCCCAGCTGCAGAACCCTGAAGAGGAAAATGATAAAGAAGTGTCTGAGTGCCCTGAAACCGTTTATCATcctaaaataataatgaaacaaAAAGTGCAGTTGGGTCAGCCAAacaactgattttttttaaaagagtccagaatgtgagagagagtgagagtgagtatgtgtgtgtgtgtttatgtgtgtgggtgggtgtctgtgcatgtgtgtgtgtgcgcgtgtgtgtctctgtgtgcgtgtgcatgtgcgtgtgtgtgtgtgtgtgtgtgtgtgttcaccttGACTCTTTGTGTCCCGGGCTGCCCTATCGAGTCTCCGATAACTTCCCACATGTTCTTTTTCTGCATCACATCTCCGGGCCGCACATCCTGACGGATCAATCAATAAAAAACATGTCGACACTCTGACTCATCAAATCCTGAAAATAAAATCCTTCATAAAGTGTCTTTCACAAGGTGGTAGTAGTAGCAATCTGCGAgatgcattaaaaaaatatatttttttaaatgtaatatttgtttcattaatttgaaacaaaagtccactttatttaacaaaatatttctcCAATAAAAGAAATTCCAGGAGAAATCAGTCCCttcagaaaaacgtgattatgcgatcgcattattcaacgcataatcagccaaagtccgcatatttatgcggggcgcattttttcaaatacgccgcactttcgccgcataaattgctgatttccacgcaaaatatgcggggcttgcatgatttcataatccccgcattttcgttgcaaaaaagtcacatatatcttagcagaaagttgaaaaatgttgcgtttacttcacacaagagcagccattttcccctgttgccatgggaacgttatgaagtgacgtaattacgcgacgtgatcatcatcgaaaagctgcaaaccccgcgatgaagccacgatgaaacctcaaagttcccacaatttttgcaagttcccgcaatttcatcgcatcaaattgcataaatatcacATATTCCATctctttttaagaaaacgtgccgcataatcaaggttcttgcctgcaacaatcacaaaaaaactccgcatttttctggaaggactggagaAACACTTAAAGCAAAAGAAGGAGCTAGTTCGCCATTGTTGCATCTTGTTTCTCCACAAGAGGGAAACCTCACATAAACTTTTAAGCTGCACCTGAACACATCACAGTCGGtcagtcagtggtggaagatcagctgatcctttacttcagtaaaagtggaagaatttaaaaaatacttgagtaaaagccctgcattcataatcatacttaagtaaaagtacacatgTTTTAGCATCAATATATGCTTAAAGTGTTAAAGTAAAAGGAGTCAAATGTGTTGTGTTCAGGTTGCGTTTGTGACTTACTGTGGGTTTACAGAGCGACGGTCGGCTGCCGTCTGACGGACCTTTCACCCACTGAGTGATCCGCTCGGCCACGACCACCTTCAACCCCTCAGCGTCCTGATTCAGACAAGTTTAGGTTAAAACTCCTGGGCTGTCAATATTGGCCAAAAATAACGCTGGAATACTAgttctagggctgcacaatatgaagGAAATGAATATTGCAATAACAATATCACTTGCCATAAATAAACAGacattaaagtgtactcagttctgctgcttccagtattctgctaaaatacaacaaactgcttgttgaatataaaacaaatgaaaggaaatcatttccaacattctttcatTGAACACTGAAATGAATATATAAGGCACAACTAAAAAGGAATGACAGTTATaaagtgtaatttttttgttCTGATAAA
Coding sequences within it:
- the prr33 gene encoding mucin-5AC isoform X5; protein product: MAVVYGAATQPGLLSQQYPPPLLPKPGKDNARLQKLLKRTAKKKASTQASQPAVLFRSSLSPVNEASPDLEHSDHSTPPKTPETSFSLYNTQQPPRFSVRPLYRHVASPYPQRAAHGSAARFSPQTVANALYTYSQNVNTVSSSAHLYGVSTAPGPVAELAVPKISVPVSSVPEATAPAAEVKKPAFSTFAETPAGFRPSAAGGTPQTKSPGPTPYPATEGQALTRPLIVLTPLVKSKSPRPTFKATEPSRSPKPMFDVPQIRMYTASTSYYESSRTPPVYDTAGLTAIGSTVPQSKTATETKQDLTPASEVRRGTTPTTLAPLLGTDSQRKTPTSEIKRATPTAEIKRATPTSEIKRATPTAEIKRATPTSEIKRATPTAEIKRATPTSEIKRATPTSEIRVKTPTFELQTLRTSVRRPTTPSYHKNRATTPVFEVSRPNPLLFAVSPITVEPEKSSMPKTVSAVSSLPASPSVKTIEPEPKPTETILNGEIHSDVTSVVKPIPKTITKSKSEPDLTRQTAPAGSQRPIAAASEPKTPAVTSFSNQRPKTPTYEASRLMTTSPGFKRPKTPTYGTSPSGVSSIAFQRPKTPTQVALKSKSSYRGLTPAEYTAYGGIRTYSPAFGISSSTTQTDEIKATKEESPECKTPSQEQSVKGQFTPEVSKAKETPKDVEKVAATPSIPIIVVTQASDTSGTTLTQQTSTVSSQVTQETPKAKPPTTAGKTPEKQKVQTQAAKPKTKPPEAKHPLPKSDNQDPLKAVRKLLGKDKVQKSGTETKAGVSDQKEPVKPVAATKSNSEGPTPSTAAPALPSAAESTGSEDKGKDKKAESAPAVKSAPEKKEGDESLLAEPLLKVMQRPKGVKSKLSGWSRLKKHMVVEEEEPKFPEIGPQKEAAGPKQSEATTTEGKAVDAPGTQQDNQTNDAPIAAKMWNAVLFQMFSTKENIMHQIELNKSEDEKKEAQSDEQKEIPSFAHRLPVLLFSPKFDAKKLKEAASRPVTKISTVFEMGLIGRKGKDEEPKDFNRTARGFAAT